Part of the Clostridium sporogenes genome, AAAGATGTTTCTACAGATTTTTCTTTTAGATAGCTAATTATACCTTCTCCTATTTGATCATTTGAAACCTTTGTAATCATTCTAGTTTCAATACCAAATCTAGATAGCGATATTAACACATTTGCTTCTCCACCACCATAATTAGCATCAAATTCCTTAGAATTTAAAAAAAGCATGCCTTTCTTAGTAGATAATCTAAGTAATATCTCTCCAAAACCAACTACTTTCATCTTATATACCTCTTGCTTTATTAAATTTATCTACATATTGGTTACAAATTAATTCTATTTCATCAAACTTTCCCAATTCTCCAAGTTTATTTAATTCTCCACCAATACCAACTAAATCTACAGATGTATTTGCCCATGAATCTATGTTATCTAAGTTCACTCCACCTGTTACCATTATATTTGCATATGGTAATGGACCTTTAATAGAATTTATATAACCTTGTCCAAATGCACTTCCTGGAAATACCTTCACAATATCTACCCCACTTTCATAAGCTGTAACTATTTCAGTTATAGTCATTACTCCTGGTATATATGGAATATTATATCTATTGCAAATCTTTGCTGTTTCTTCACTAAATGATGGAGAAACTATATATTTTGCTCCTCTTAATATTGCCATTCTTGCTGTTTCTGAATCCAAAACTGTTCCAGCACCTATAACAACCTCATCATCTTTTGAATACTTCTCTGAAAGTTCTTCTATTATATCATTAGCAAATTTATTTGTGTATGCAACTTCTATAGCCTTAACATTTCCTTTAATACAGCTTTCTGATATTTTAATACCTACTTCCTTTGTTTCCCCACGAACAACTGCTACTATCTTACATTTTTTTAGAGCATTTAAAACCTTCATCTTAATCACAATAAAAACCTCCATAAATCTATTATTGTACTAACTCTTACAGAAATATTATTATTCCATATATCCACCCTTCATTGGCGAAACTGCTCTTTCTGAGAATATCTTTAATATTCCTGATTTATATTTATTTTCTCTTTTTTCCCATTTAGCTTTACGTTCTACTAAAACCTTATCTATGGCTTCTTCACTTAATTTTCGTCCATTAACGCCAACTAATTGTAGTATTCTTTTCTCTATATCTATTTCAATTAAATCATTATCTTCAACTAAAGCAATTGGCCCTCCAACTGCTGCTTCGGGAGAAACATGTCCTATTGCAGGCCCTTTGGATGCCCCTGAGAATCTTCCATCTGTAATAAGTGCAATACTTGCAGATAATTCTTTATCTGAGGATATTGCTTCTGTTGTATAAAACATTTCAGGCATTCCACTTCCTTTTGGGCCTTCATATCTTATAAATACAGCATCTCCTGGATTTATTTTTTTAGATATAATAGCTGATATCGCTTCTTCTTCACTATCAAAAGGTCTTGCCTTTAAAATTCCTTTATGCATTTCTTTTGGTACGGCTGAATGTTTAACTACTGCTCCTTCTGGCGCTATATTTCCTTTTAAAATTGCAATAGCTCCATTTTTACCTATAGGTTCACTTATTGGTCTTATAACATCTCTTCTTGTAAGTCCAACCTTTTTAAGGTATTTATCACAATTCTTATAATATCCATTCTTCTTTAAGTCCTCTAGATTCTCACCTAAAGTTTTACCTGTAACAGTCATTACATCTAAATGTAATAAATGCTTTACTTCTTCCATTATTGCTGGTACTCCGCCTGCATAATAAAAATATTCTGCCGGCCATTTTCCTGCTGGACGTATATTTAAAAGATATGGAGCGTATCGATGTATTCTATCAAAACTTTCTTCATCAATTTTTATACCAAATTCATGAGCTATTGCTGGAATGTGTAATAATGAATTAGTAGATCCCGAAATTGCTGCATGAATTATAATTGCATTTTCAAAGGATTTTTCTGTAACTATATCCTTTGGCTTAAGATTCATCTTTGCTAGTTCAACAACTTGTTTACCAGCCTCTACTGCAACATCTTCTAAATCTTTGCAAGTTGCAGGCATTAGAGCACTACCAGGTAACATTAATCCTAAGGCTTCTGCCATGACCTGCATTGTTGAAGCTGTTCCCATAAAAGAACAAGCTCCGCAAGATGGACATGCATTGTGTTTATAATAAGTTAATTCTTCCTCTGTAATCTCTTTGCGTTGATACATAGCACTATAAGCACCAATTTGCTCTAAAGTTAAAAGATTAGGCCCCGCTTCCATTACACCACCTGTAACAATAATTGATGGTATATTAAGTCTTCCTATAGCCATTAAGTGAGATGGGACAGCCTTATCACAGCTTGATATAAATACGCCTCCATCAAATGGAGTAGCATTTGCATGAATCTCAATAAGTGATGTTATAGTATCCCTAGAGACTAATGAATAATTGATTCCATCATGACCTTGAGCCATACCATCACATATATCTGTTGCAAAATATCTGGCAGCTTTTCCTCCCTTTTCTGCTACACCTCGTACCGCATTATTTGCAAATTTTATTAAATGAGCACTTCCTGGATGACTATCTCCAAAGGTACTTTCAACTATAATTTGAGGCTTAGATAAATCTTCAACTGACCATCCCATTCCCCTACGAAGTGGATCCATCTCTGGAGCAATCTTTCTAATATTTTGACTAATCATATTAACCTCCTTATTTAACATAAATATTCCCTTTATATGCTTCTTGTTTAAAACATAGCTCGGAACATGGTATATCCACTTTCCGAGCTTTTACTAAATATATTTTATAGATGTATTTACGATAAAATTTTTATTTATTAAGAAAATTCAATTACTGGAGTTTCTCCACCTTCAACTCTGATATCCTCATATTTTTTACTTATCTTATTACCATTAGGTTCAGTAATAATCATCATTGTCATAAGAGAGTATCCCTTTGATATAATATAATCCTTATCAAACTTTAGTAAAGGTGTTCCTAACTTAACCTTTTGTCCTTCTTCAACTAATACTTCAAAACCTTCGCCTTCTAAACTTACAGTGTCAATACCTACATGAATTAATACTTCAACACCATTGTTCATTAATAAACCAAGTGCATGTTTTGAACCTTTCATTATCAATTTAATTAAGCAATCCCAAGGTGCTACTACAACTTGATCTGTTGGATCAATAGCTATTCCATCTCCCATCATTAGAGAAGAAAAAACTTCATCCTGTACATTACTTAATGCTACACTTTTCCCACTTACTGGAGAATATAATTTCTTTTTCTTAAATATCTGAAACATATCTAATCTCCTTTACTTTAATTCTGGCCAATAATTTTTATTAGCCTCAATTAAATCATCTAAAATAGCTTTTCCTACACTGGCACTTGGTACTGTCTTAGAAAGAGTTAATGCTTGCCATAATTTTTGATAGCTTCCTTCTATCCATGATTCAACAACTAATTTTTCTACAGATACTTGTTGTTCCATTAATCCCTTTTCAAATTGAGGAATTTTTCCTTGAACTAATGCCTCTGGTCCATTACTTCCTACAATACAAGGTACTTCTACCATAGCTGTTGGATCAAAATTTTGTATTGCCCCATTGTTTTCTACAATGCACAACATTCTTTCATGGGTGTTATAAGCAATAGCTCTTGCTAAATCAACAATAAATGAAGCATGAGAATCTATATGGAATTCTCCACCTTTTGCTGTACCAGCTTTAATGATTTCTTTTGCAGCACTAAACACAGACTTTTCTCTTCCATTCATTACTTCATTAGCTCTTGTATATTCAGCATTTGAATGCTCCACAACATAATCTGGATATAAATAATATTTTAAATATGTGTTTGGTAAGAAATTAGGTTCAACAGCTAATAAATCCTTTGCTTTTTTATGGGTTTCTTGCCAACTTGGTTCTGTATGTTGTGTATCTACTTCTACTTGGTTTAAATAACCGTTTTCTGCTACATAAGCCTTTAGTTTTGGCATTAAATCATTTCCTTGCTTGTCTCTAACACTTGTCCACCATCCAAAATGATTTAACCCAAAATAGTTAATTTCTAAATCTGCTGGAGTTAAACCTACTATCTGAGACATACGACGAAGTGTACCAACTGGCATATCGCAAATGTTTAGCACTTTGGAATTTGGCTTTAATATACGGCATGCTTCTGCAACTATAGCTGCTGGGTTTGAATAATTTAACATCCAACAATTTGGAGAATACTTTTCCATAATATCTATTAGTTCCATCATTCCACTAATAGAACGCATTCCATATGCTATACCACCTGGTCCACAAGTTTCTTGTCCAACAACACCATATTTTAAAGGAATCTTTTCATCCTTTTCACGCATTTCATATTTTCCAACACGAATATGAGCCATGCAAAAATCTACATCAGTAAATGCTTCCTTTGGGTCAGTTGTATATATGAATTCTATTTCTGGTGCATTCTCCTTTAATAGTATTTCCAATGCTTTTCCTATTGTTTCTTGACGCTTTCCATCATTATCATATAACTTTAATTTGCGTAATGGGAAACGATGAATATTATCTAATAACATCATTACTATTCCTGGTGTAAATGTACTTCCTCCACCTGCAATAACAATTGAAAATTTTTTATTTTGTTCCATAAAATTAACCACCTTTTTTTATATTTTATAGGACTTTTTCTTTTAATATTTATTTTTATAAATTCTATATTATTTTTATTGATTTCTTACAAGCTGATTATAGTAAAGTTATTTATCAGAGTAAACAATTTAAAGGAGTAAAAATACATGTTACTTGAACTAACAACCTGTTTCATAATCAATGGAATTTTTATTCAAGTTATAATTTACTATATTTTTATAAGAGTGACTAAACTAATAGTCACTCCTAACTAAATTTTTTATCCGATGACTACCCGCTCTAATACTCCCATCTTCTTCAAAGTGGGAGTAAAGAGCGGCTACATCTCTGGATAACGATTTCTAAGCTTTAGTGGGAGTAAAAACTCCCTCTGAAGCCAAGAACTCTGTTTATTCTAATTTGATTCTATTCCAAGATATTCGTCTACGTTCTTTCTTACACTTGTAACCTTTAAACCATAGACAACCTGTACGTTTTCTCCTTTAATTATTACTCCATTTGCAGCTGTTTCATTTTTTAATAATTGTTCATTAACTAATGAAGAATCTTTTACCACTAATCTTAATCTAGTGTAACAATTATCAACTTTTAATATATTATCCTTGCCACCTAAACCTTCTACTACAATTGGCGCAATACTTGAATCACCTGGCTTTGTATTTGCTTTAGACTTTTCTTTATAATCTTTCTTACTATATAACTTTGTATTTCCATCTTCTTCTCTTCCTGGAGTCTTAAGTTTAAACTTAACTATTAAAAATCTGAATATAACATAATATACAACGAATTGTCCTAAACCGATCAAAATAAACATTGGCCATCCTGTTTTAGCAACTCCAAGAGGTATGTTGTATAATAAGAAGTCTATTAACCCATTTGGACCTATAGCTGTAACTCCAAGAATATTTAATGCCACCATTCCTAATCCACTTAAAACGGCATGTATAACAAATAATATTGGTGCTACGAACATAAATGAAAATTCTATTGGCTCTGTTACTCCTGCTAATATTGATGTAACCGCAGCTGGAATTAAAATTGCCTTTATCTTAGACTTATTCTCTGGTAATGCTGTATGGTACATAGCCAAACATGCACCAATTAAACCAAACATTTTTGACAATCCTCTAGCATCCCAAATTACTGATGCTGATAATTTTGCTATATTAGGATCAGCCATTTCTGCAAAGTATATATTTCTTGCTCCTTCAAATACTTTTCCTCCTATTTCAGCCACTCCACCTAAAGGACTATATAAAAATGGAGTATAAACTAAGTGATGCAATCCAGTAGGAATAAGTAATCTCTCTAAAGTACCATAAGTAAATATACCAAAATTTCCCGCCCCTGTTATAAAATTACCAAGACTTGAAATTAAATATTGTACTGAAGGCCAAACATAACTCAATATTATTGCTAAAAAAACAGTAATAGGTATTAATATTATAAATACTAATCTTGAACCACCATAAATTTGAAAAGCTCCATCAAATTCTTTTTCACAAAATCTATTATGTATATAAGCAACAACAATACCTAAAATAATTCCTAAGAAAACCCCCATATCAAGAACTTGAACACCTAAAACCATAGTTTGACCAGATCCTCTTAAGGCATCTTGTGGTGCTAATCTATTATTTAATTCTAAAAAAATGTTCATTGCGTTTATAAATACTAAGAATACTAAAAGTGATGTAAATCCTGCTTCTGCTTTCTTTTTCTTAGAAAGTCCTACTGCAAGACCAACACAAAATATAATTCCTAAATTAGTTAAAATTGAAACTAATGAACCAGATAACATCTTTCCTAATCCAAATACCATTCCATTCTTTAAAAATGGAAGATATTCTGCTAATTTTGCATTTGTTAAAATGTTCCCTATTGCAATTATTATACCGGCTATTGGTAATATCAATACAGGAACAAACATTCCTTTAGAAAAGTTTTGTAATTGATTTAATATCTTTTCTTTCATCATCGTAACCCCCATTATTTATTTTTGAGAAACCATTTACATTTCACATTATAATAATTAGATATCTATATGTATATAGATTTTCTTATGTAAGAAACGTGTTACCTCTTTAGATAACACGTTACTCAACATTACTATTTTTCTTTTTATAATATTCATATACTAATAACTCTATTAACACTAGTACCTTTGGAAAAAATGTGTTTGGCATTAAATTTCTATCATCTAATTTATTTGTATCTTTAATCTTAAATCTTATATCAGAAAGCTTACTTATGCTATTTTCCCGTTCATTTGTAAAAGATATAACCTTAATATTATGTTCCTTTGCTGTTTTAACCTTATTTAATACCATTGGTGTTTCTCCAGATTTAGATATTACTATAATAGCACTTATAAAATCTAAATTATTTTCAAATACTCCTATAGAATCTGTTCCATTAGACAAAATACATCTCTTGCCCATAACTAGAAGTTTCTTATTTATATATTCTGCTACGATGCCAGAAAATCCATTAGCATATATAAAAATAAACTTATGATTGTCATTAAATAAAATATCTATAAAATTATTAATTGCTTCTGTACTATTTTCTTCTAATAGGCTATCCATATTTAGACTTTCTATGAAGCTACTATCATTTAAGTTATCATTTAGTTCATTTTTAGTTAAAGACAATAAATTATATTGCATTTCTAAAAAACCAGAATAGCCAAGTTTTTTGGCTAATCTCATAATAGTAGATGTTGATGTAAAATTATTTTTTGCTACTCCCCTTACTCCCATCTTATTTATATCATGAATATTATCTATCATATAATCGAGAACTTCTTTTTCTATTTCTGTGAGTCCCTTATTTTGAATAAACTTAGATATATCCATTGCATTGCCTCCATAAATAATTTAAAAATTAATAAATAGTATTTGTAAAATTTATTATTTTAAACTAAATTATATCATAATCTTAAACTTTATTATGTTCTACTTTAAAAATAAATACATAAAGTAAGGACCATACTATCTTCCCAGTACAATCCTATTTTTGCCTTAAATCACCTTTAAAAATATAACATTTTAATACATTATTTTTTATAAATTTACTTAATCTTATCTATTAGAAGAAAGTTCCTTTAGATTTTCACTTGATATTTTAATTTCCTCTATTGATGAAGCCATTGAAGTAATTTTTTCACCTTGCTCCCTAATTATGCCTTCAATTTCTTCTGTGGACGCTGAATGTTCTTCAGTAATACTTCCTATTCCCTCAAGCTCCATTTTTATAGGAACAAAATTCTCTACTACATTTTCAATAAATCTATGTTCTTCATCTAAATATTCACTCATTTTTTCAAAATACTCTTGAATTTTACCGAAAGAAGTATAAACATTATCAACAACCTTGGTTCCCTCTTCTGCGGCTGTATTGCCCTCAGATACCTTAATAACTGCATCATTCGTAATAATATTAATTTCTGTAATAATTTCATAGATATTTTTTACTATTTCAGTTGTTTGCTGAGCTAGTTTTTTAACTTCTTCTGCAACTACTGAAAATCCCTTGCCATATTCACCTGCCCTAGCAGCTTCTATACTTGCATTTAATGACAACAAATTAGTTTGAGCTGAAATTTCATAAATACTATTAATCTCACAATTTATTTTA contains:
- a CDS encoding PTS transporter subunit EIIC; translated protein: MMKEKILNQLQNFSKGMFVPVLILPIAGIIIAIGNILTNAKLAEYLPFLKNGMVFGLGKMLSGSLVSILTNLGIIFCVGLAVGLSKKKKAEAGFTSLLVFLVFINAMNIFLELNNRLAPQDALRGSGQTMVLGVQVLDMGVFLGIILGIVVAYIHNRFCEKEFDGAFQIYGGSRLVFIILIPITVFLAIILSYVWPSVQYLISSLGNFITGAGNFGIFTYGTLERLLIPTGLHHLVYTPFLYSPLGGVAEIGGKVFEGARNIYFAEMADPNIAKLSASVIWDARGLSKMFGLIGACLAMYHTALPENKSKIKAILIPAAVTSILAGVTEPIEFSFMFVAPILFVIHAVLSGLGMVALNILGVTAIGPNGLIDFLLYNIPLGVAKTGWPMFILIGLGQFVVYYVIFRFLIVKFKLKTPGREEDGNTKLYSKKDYKEKSKANTKPGDSSIAPIVVEGLGGKDNILKVDNCYTRLRLVVKDSSLVNEQLLKNETAANGVIIKGENVQVVYGLKVTSVRKNVDEYLGIESN
- a CDS encoding MurR/RpiR family transcriptional regulator, yielding MDISKFIQNKGLTEIEKEVLDYMIDNIHDINKMGVRGVAKNNFTSTSTIMRLAKKLGYSGFLEMQYNLLSLTKNELNDNLNDSSFIESLNMDSLLEENSTEAINNFIDILFNDNHKFIFIYANGFSGIVAEYINKKLLVMGKRCILSNGTDSIGVFENNLDFISAIIVISKSGETPMVLNKVKTAKEHNIKVISFTNERENSISKLSDIRFKIKDTNKLDDRNLMPNTFFPKVLVLIELLVYEYYKKKNSNVE
- a CDS encoding PTS sugar transporter subunit IIA yields the protein MFQIFKKKKLYSPVSGKSVALSNVQDEVFSSLMMGDGIAIDPTDQVVVAPWDCLIKLIMKGSKHALGLLMNNGVEVLIHVGIDTVSLEGEGFEVLVEEGQKVKLGTPLLKFDKDYIISKGYSLMTMMIITEPNGNKISKKYEDIRVEGGETPVIEFS
- the ilvD gene encoding dihydroxy-acid dehydratase; protein product: MISQNIRKIAPEMDPLRRGMGWSVEDLSKPQIIVESTFGDSHPGSAHLIKFANNAVRGVAEKGGKAARYFATDICDGMAQGHDGINYSLVSRDTITSLIEIHANATPFDGGVFISSCDKAVPSHLMAIGRLNIPSIIVTGGVMEAGPNLLTLEQIGAYSAMYQRKEITEEELTYYKHNACPSCGACSFMGTASTMQVMAEALGLMLPGSALMPATCKDLEDVAVEAGKQVVELAKMNLKPKDIVTEKSFENAIIIHAAISGSTNSLLHIPAIAHEFGIKIDEESFDRIHRYAPYLLNIRPAGKWPAEYFYYAGGVPAIMEEVKHLLHLDVMTVTGKTLGENLEDLKKNGYYKNCDKYLKKVGLTRRDVIRPISEPIGKNGAIAILKGNIAPEGAVVKHSAVPKEMHKGILKARPFDSEEEAISAIISKKINPGDAVFIRYEGPKGSGMPEMFYTTEAISSDKELSASIALITDGRFSGASKGPAIGHVSPEAAVGGPIALVEDNDLIEIDIEKRILQLVGVNGRKLSEEAIDKVLVERKAKWEKRENKYKSGILKIFSERAVSPMKGGYME
- a CDS encoding 6-phospho-alpha-glucosidase, which produces MEQNKKFSIVIAGGGSTFTPGIVMMLLDNIHRFPLRKLKLYDNDGKRQETIGKALEILLKENAPEIEFIYTTDPKEAFTDVDFCMAHIRVGKYEMREKDEKIPLKYGVVGQETCGPGGIAYGMRSISGMMELIDIMEKYSPNCWMLNYSNPAAIVAEACRILKPNSKVLNICDMPVGTLRRMSQIVGLTPADLEINYFGLNHFGWWTSVRDKQGNDLMPKLKAYVAENGYLNQVEVDTQHTEPSWQETHKKAKDLLAVEPNFLPNTYLKYYLYPDYVVEHSNAEYTRANEVMNGREKSVFSAAKEIIKAGTAKGGEFHIDSHASFIVDLARAIAYNTHERMLCIVENNGAIQNFDPTAMVEVPCIVGSNGPEALVQGKIPQFEKGLMEQQVSVEKLVVESWIEGSYQKLWQALTLSKTVPSASVGKAILDDLIEANKNYWPELK
- a CDS encoding bifunctional 2-keto-4-hydroxyglutarate aldolase/2-keto-3-deoxy-6-phosphogluconate aldolase, with product MIKMKVLNALKKCKIVAVVRGETKEVGIKISESCIKGNVKAIEVAYTNKFANDIIEELSEKYSKDDEVVIGAGTVLDSETARMAILRGAKYIVSPSFSEETAKICNRYNIPYIPGVMTITEIVTAYESGVDIVKVFPGSAFGQGYINSIKGPLPYANIMVTGGVNLDNIDSWANTSVDLVGIGGELNKLGELGKFDEIELICNQYVDKFNKARGI